One genomic segment of Rhizobium viscosum includes these proteins:
- a CDS encoding DUF2167 domain-containing protein, with amino-acid sequence MKQYFAAAILLAMAAGTADARPYQEMFPKRTDFSDEEKPVLQKLDFQQGAIRLPAAKATLNVPDGFYYLSPEDTKTVLVDIWGNPPGAAADALGMLFPAQYSPTDVGSWGSVIEFSADGYVSDADAATIDYDELLQNIKDSISESNTERQKQGFPTVTLVGWASAPHYDQSAHALHWARDLLFNENGNTQHTLNYSVRTLGREGVFQFDFVAGLEQLKEIETAVPTVTKLVQFDKGMAYSDHVDGDKIAAYGMAGMIAAGAGAKVAAKIGLLAIAAAFLKKAWILVFVVFGGAVSFVRKLFTGNKTPNA; translated from the coding sequence TTGAAGCAATATTTTGCGGCAGCGATCCTGCTCGCCATGGCTGCCGGGACAGCCGATGCCCGCCCCTATCAGGAAATGTTTCCGAAAAGAACGGATTTCTCCGATGAAGAGAAGCCGGTTTTGCAGAAGCTCGACTTCCAACAGGGGGCGATCAGGCTGCCGGCTGCGAAGGCGACGCTGAACGTACCGGATGGGTTCTATTATCTCAGCCCTGAAGATACGAAGACCGTGCTCGTCGATATCTGGGGCAACCCTCCGGGCGCGGCGGCTGATGCGTTGGGCATGTTATTTCCTGCACAATATTCCCCGACTGATGTCGGGTCATGGGGTTCGGTCATCGAATTCAGCGCGGATGGCTATGTATCGGATGCCGACGCAGCGACGATCGACTACGATGAACTGCTGCAGAACATCAAGGACTCCATTTCGGAGAGCAATACCGAGCGACAGAAGCAGGGCTTTCCCACGGTGACACTCGTCGGCTGGGCCTCTGCCCCGCATTACGACCAATCCGCACACGCCCTGCACTGGGCGCGCGATCTGCTGTTCAACGAGAATGGAAATACGCAGCATACACTGAACTATTCCGTGCGCACGCTGGGCCGTGAGGGCGTCTTTCAATTCGACTTCGTTGCCGGTCTCGAACAGCTGAAGGAAATCGAGACTGCCGTCCCGACCGTGACCAAGCTCGTACAATTCGACAAGGGAATGGCCTACAGCGATCACGTGGATGGCGACAAGATCGCTGCCTACGGGATGGCGGGCATGATCGCTGCAGGCGCTGGCGCTAAGGTTGCCGCGAAGATCGGGCTGCTGGCCATCGCCGCTGCCTTCCTGAAGAAGGCCTGGATCCTTGTCTTTGTGGTATTTGGCGGGGCAGTCAGCTTTGTGAGGAAGCTCTTTACCGGCAACAAGACGCCCAACGCATAG
- a CDS encoding DUF2155 domain-containing protein, whose protein sequence is MKLSLRNTVLPAAGAVSLLALSAGLLSNQAQAARIDNPVAVFSGLDKITGRITTFDVYVNETVQFGALQVTPKACYSRDQSEAQKIDGFVEVDEITLDRKIRRIFTGWMFADSPGLNAVEHPIYDVWLKDCKQNSDVPPPDSAGAK, encoded by the coding sequence ATGAAGCTTTCCCTGCGAAACACGGTCCTGCCGGCTGCGGGAGCTGTATCGCTGTTGGCGCTGTCCGCCGGGCTTCTTTCCAATCAGGCACAGGCTGCCCGCATCGACAATCCGGTCGCCGTCTTCTCCGGCCTCGACAAAATCACCGGTCGCATCACGACGTTTGACGTCTATGTCAACGAGACCGTACAGTTCGGCGCCTTGCAGGTGACGCCGAAGGCCTGTTATTCGCGCGACCAGTCGGAAGCCCAGAAGATCGATGGTTTTGTTGAAGTCGATGAGATCACGCTGGACCGCAAGATCCGCCGCATCTTCACCGGCTGGATGTTTGCCGACAGCCCCGGCCTCAATGCCGTCGAGCATCCGATCTATGACGTCTGGCTGAAGGACTGCAAGCAGAACTCCGACGTCCCGCCGCCGGACAGCGCCGGCGCCAAGTAA
- a CDS encoding NADH:ubiquinone oxidoreductase subunit NDUFA12, whose translation MIKFLLHTFTWWNNYTFGTLFALRGFKRVGEDELGNVYYEGGLSSYGLPKRWVIYKGYAEASAIPPGWHGWMHHRTDVPPSKETYVAKEWQKPHRPNPTGSPQAYRPPGSLSVAGERPRVTGDYDAWTPGN comes from the coding sequence ATGATCAAGTTCCTGCTGCACACCTTCACCTGGTGGAACAATTACACTTTCGGCACGCTGTTCGCCCTTCGCGGCTTCAAGCGTGTTGGTGAAGACGAGTTGGGCAATGTCTATTACGAAGGCGGTCTTTCCTCTTACGGCCTGCCGAAGCGTTGGGTGATCTACAAAGGTTACGCCGAAGCTTCCGCCATTCCTCCGGGCTGGCACGGCTGGATGCATCACCGCACTGACGTTCCTCCGTCCAAGGAAACCTACGTTGCCAAGGAATGGCAGAAGCCGCATCGCCCCAATCCCACAGGTTCGCCGCAGGCCTATCGTCCGCCAGGCTCGCTGTCCGTTGCGGGCGAACGTCCGCGCGTGACGGGTGACTACGACGCCTGGACGCCCGGTAACTGA
- a CDS encoding GNAT family N-acetyltransferase: protein MAAADIIIRKAREADLPALIAMFAADPLGGHGDTSDPEAYADYALAFATIEASSNQTLFVAEREGDVVGTFQTMITTSLNARGSSAMIIEAVQTRADLRGQGIGARMIEFAIAEAKGRGVRLVQLTSNAIRTDAHRFYERLGFKPSHLGFKMALK, encoded by the coding sequence ATGGCCGCAGCCGACATCATCATCCGCAAGGCGCGCGAGGCTGATCTGCCGGCTTTGATCGCCATGTTTGCCGCCGATCCGCTTGGCGGCCATGGTGACACGAGCGATCCCGAGGCCTATGCAGACTATGCCCTTGCCTTTGCGACGATAGAGGCGTCTTCCAACCAGACGCTTTTTGTGGCCGAGCGGGAAGGTGATGTCGTCGGCACCTTTCAGACGATGATTACCACCTCGCTCAATGCACGCGGCTCATCCGCCATGATCATCGAGGCGGTGCAGACGCGCGCCGATCTGCGTGGGCAGGGGATTGGTGCGCGGATGATCGAATTTGCCATTGCCGAGGCGAAAGGTCGCGGCGTACGGCTCGTCCAACTGACATCGAATGCAATACGCACGGATGCCCATCGTTTCTACGAAAGACTGGGTTTCAAGCCGTCGCATCTCGGTTTCAAGATGGCTCTCAAATGA
- a CDS encoding GNAT family N-acetyltransferase, producing MVYFVRTASERDLKKVRALLVESFHTAYDASHGVAKVDELIANLFSPAALKARLTKKNAEFLVADDGRDIGGMGYAAMSSEMTKTVMLHLLYVKPDLQRQGIGRDIFAELETCFPDAEIMRLEVEVQNHEAAHFYSRLGFVEASRNENSGSGQSGIPTLIFEKALEAH from the coding sequence TTGGTTTATTTCGTTCGTACGGCCAGTGAGCGCGACCTGAAGAAGGTCCGCGCCCTATTGGTCGAGAGCTTTCATACCGCCTATGACGCTAGCCACGGCGTGGCAAAGGTCGATGAGCTGATCGCCAATCTCTTTTCGCCGGCTGCGCTGAAGGCGCGGCTGACAAAGAAGAATGCCGAATTCCTCGTTGCCGATGACGGCCGAGACATCGGCGGCATGGGTTATGCGGCCATGTCATCGGAGATGACGAAAACCGTCATGCTGCACCTTCTTTACGTGAAGCCTGATCTGCAGCGCCAGGGCATCGGTCGCGATATCTTCGCCGAACTCGAAACTTGCTTTCCGGATGCCGAGATCATGCGGCTGGAGGTCGAGGTTCAGAACCACGAAGCTGCCCACTTCTACTCAAGGCTCGGTTTCGTCGAGGCCAGCCGCAACGAAAACAGCGGTTCCGGCCAGTCTGGCATTCCGACGCTGATCTTCGAAAAGGCCCTTGAGGCGCATTGA
- the gatB gene encoding Asp-tRNA(Asn)/Glu-tRNA(Gln) amidotransferase subunit GatB, which yields MTIVDVRTPDPKRYIPGATGDWEVIIGLEVHAQVLSNSKLFSGASTEFGKPQNSNVSLVDAAMPGMLPVINEECVKQAVRTGLGLKAAINKRSVFDRKNYFYPDLPQGYQISQYKDPIVGEGKIVISLGPDRQGQFEDIEIGIERLHLEQDAGKSMHDQHPTMSYVDLNRSGVALMEIVSKPDMRTSDEAKAYMTKLRSIVRYLGTCDGNMDEGSMRADVNVSVRRPGEPFGTRCEIKNVNSIRFIGQAIEYEARRQIGILEDGGSIDQETRLFDPNKGETRSMRTKEDAHDYRYFPDPDLLPLEFDDAFVRDLAQHLPELPDDKKERFVRELGLSIYDASVLVSEKAIADYFEAVAEGRDGKAAANWVINDLLGALNRTGKDIEETPVSPAQLGAIIDLIKAETISGKIAKDVFEIILNEGGDPAEIVESRGLKQVTDTGAIEKAVDEIIAANPDQVAKVKAKPTLAGWFVGQVMKATGGKANPQAVQALVKAKLGIEEE from the coding sequence ATGACCATTGTCGACGTTCGCACGCCTGATCCGAAACGTTATATCCCCGGCGCCACCGGCGATTGGGAAGTCATCATCGGCTTGGAAGTCCATGCCCAGGTGCTTTCCAATTCCAAGCTTTTCTCCGGCGCCTCGACGGAATTCGGCAAGCCGCAGAATTCGAACGTCTCGCTCGTCGATGCGGCCATGCCCGGCATGCTGCCCGTCATCAACGAGGAATGTGTCAAGCAGGCGGTGCGCACCGGCCTCGGCCTGAAGGCCGCGATCAACAAGCGTTCGGTCTTCGACCGCAAGAACTATTTCTATCCGGACCTGCCGCAGGGCTATCAGATCTCGCAGTACAAGGACCCGATCGTCGGCGAGGGCAAGATTGTCATCTCCCTCGGCCCGGACCGCCAGGGCCAGTTCGAGGATATCGAGATCGGCATCGAGCGCCTGCACCTGGAACAGGACGCCGGTAAGTCGATGCACGACCAGCATCCGACTATGTCCTATGTGGACCTCAACCGTTCCGGCGTTGCGTTGATGGAAATCGTCTCCAAGCCGGATATGCGCACGTCGGATGAGGCCAAGGCCTACATGACGAAGCTGCGCTCGATCGTGCGCTACCTTGGCACCTGCGACGGCAACATGGATGAAGGCTCCATGCGCGCCGACGTCAACGTCTCCGTGCGCCGCCCGGGCGAGCCCTTCGGCACGCGCTGCGAAATCAAGAATGTCAACTCCATCCGCTTCATCGGCCAAGCCATCGAATACGAAGCCCGCCGCCAGATCGGCATTCTGGAGGACGGCGGTTCGATCGATCAGGAAACCCGTCTGTTCGATCCGAACAAGGGCGAGACGCGGTCCATGCGCACCAAGGAAGATGCGCATGACTATCGCTATTTCCCCGATCCGGACCTACTGCCGCTCGAATTCGACGATGCTTTTGTCCGTGATCTGGCTCAGCATCTGCCGGAGCTGCCCGACGACAAAAAAGAGCGTTTCGTTCGTGAGCTCGGTCTCTCGATCTACGACGCTTCGGTGCTCGTCTCGGAAAAGGCGATCGCCGACTACTTCGAAGCCGTTGCCGAAGGCCGTGACGGCAAGGCTGCCGCCAACTGGGTCATCAACGACCTGCTCGGTGCGCTGAACCGCACCGGCAAGGATATCGAGGAAACGCCTGTTTCTCCGGCTCAGCTCGGCGCCATCATCGACCTCATCAAGGCGGAGACCATCTCCGGCAAGATCGCCAAGGATGTTTTTGAAATCATCCTCAACGAAGGCGGCGACCCCGCCGAGATCGTCGAAAGCCGCGGCCTGAAGCAGGTGACGGATACCGGCGCGATCGAGAAGGCCGTCGATGAGATCATCGCCGCCAACCCCGATCAGGTCGCCAAGGTCAAGGCGAAGCCGACGCTTGCCGGCTGGTTCGTCGGCCAGGTCATGAAGGCGACCGGCGGCAAGGCCAATCCGCAGGCCGTTCAGGCTCTTGTCAAGGCCAAGCTCGGCATCGAGGAAGAATAA
- a CDS encoding GNAT family N-acetyltransferase, with amino-acid sequence MIHIRNAREGDTQLLSEIGLRAWQRAMALIGESDAMTDGARTAFRTFVDSNWLTITVVEQNGQVAGWAAREGLDETISDFWIDPSFNRQGLGTALLERIEADIFEQGFEQAAMQTHSGNTEAISFFQKHGYAIHWLSVAYNPKLDRDVPSVGLSKHLGPQEPEGYGPGF; translated from the coding sequence TTGATCCACATTCGCAATGCCCGCGAAGGCGACACGCAACTCTTGAGCGAAATCGGCTTGCGAGCCTGGCAAAGAGCGATGGCATTGATCGGCGAATCGGACGCCATGACGGATGGAGCCCGTACTGCCTTCCGAACGTTCGTGGACAGCAACTGGCTCACCATCACTGTCGTTGAACAGAACGGGCAGGTCGCCGGCTGGGCCGCGCGCGAAGGGCTGGACGAGACCATTTCCGACTTCTGGATCGATCCGAGTTTCAACCGTCAGGGGCTTGGTACTGCACTGCTGGAGCGTATCGAGGCCGATATCTTTGAGCAGGGTTTTGAGCAGGCTGCGATGCAGACCCATTCTGGAAATACAGAGGCGATCTCCTTTTTCCAGAAGCACGGCTACGCGATCCACTGGCTTTCGGTCGCCTATAATCCGAAGCTAGACCGCGACGTGCCATCAGTCGGTCTCAGCAAGCATCTTGGCCCGCAAGAGCCGGAAGGCTACGGCCCGGGTTTCTAG
- a CDS encoding YjhX family toxin, producing MDISRAEQRILHLMAQGGRIEITRDDNKKIETVSCFTRDGWVYPGFGMELFRKLKRLKAIKSSAGQPYRITERGLQLVRSQLDNR from the coding sequence ATGGACATCTCGCGCGCAGAACAGCGCATCCTGCACCTTATGGCCCAGGGCGGCCGTATCGAAATTACCCGCGATGACAATAAAAAGATCGAAACGGTGAGTTGTTTCACCCGCGACGGCTGGGTCTATCCCGGCTTCGGCATGGAGCTTTTCCGCAAGCTGAAACGGCTGAAGGCAATCAAATCTTCCGCCGGTCAGCCCTATCGGATCACCGAAAGAGGACTGCAGCTCGTCAGGTCGCAGCTCGATAATAGATAG